In Vibrio cyclitrophicus, one genomic interval encodes:
- the rbsD gene encoding D-ribose pyranase, giving the protein MKKSTLINSELSYLVATLGHTDEITICDAGLPIPDHVTRIDLALTHGVPSFQQTVKTMLDESQIEGVVIAEEFAKVSPEHHAALIDLIKTEEARCGKSLSITYITHEEFKERTHESRAVIRTGECTPYANVIFQAGVTF; this is encoded by the coding sequence ATGAAAAAAAGTACTCTAATAAACTCTGAACTCTCTTACCTAGTGGCGACTCTTGGCCACACAGATGAAATTACGATTTGTGACGCAGGCTTACCGATTCCAGACCACGTAACTCGTATTGATCTTGCTCTGACTCATGGTGTACCAAGCTTTCAGCAAACGGTAAAAACCATGCTGGATGAATCTCAAATCGAAGGCGTTGTGATTGCAGAAGAGTTTGCGAAAGTAAGCCCAGAGCACCACGCCGCGCTGATTGATTTGATCAAGACAGAAGAAGCACGTTGTGGCAAATCGCTTTCGATTACTTACATTACTCATGAAGAATTCAAAGAGCGCACGCATGAAAGCCGCGCGGTAATTCGCACGGGTGAATGCACACCATACGCAAATGTTATTTTTCAAGCTGGCGTAACGTTTTAG
- a CDS encoding response regulator transcription factor: MTHTIDLNGLIIDTDSRTITNQQGNKITLRPHLLAVLCLLLDNVGRPISREHIVDVCWNGQLSSPHVLANVVYNLRNVFARLRAPNVQIITISKFGYALSIEPT, from the coding sequence ATGACCCACACCATAGACCTCAACGGCTTAATCATTGATACCGACTCTCGAACCATTACTAATCAGCAGGGAAACAAAATCACCTTGCGCCCTCACCTATTAGCAGTGCTCTGTTTGTTATTGGATAATGTGGGAAGACCGATTTCAAGAGAGCATATTGTTGATGTGTGTTGGAACGGACAACTCTCGTCACCACATGTTCTTGCAAACGTCGTCTATAACCTACGCAATGTCTTCGCGCGATTGAGAGCACCCAACGTACAGATCATTACCATCAGTAAATTCGGATATGCGCTATCGATTGAACCCACATAA
- a CDS encoding endonuclease/exonuclease/phosphatase family protein, which yields MNKPNQITFATFNLLNYLEPPNAYYDFENIYSFEEWQKKQGWMAEAIGSLDCDVIGFQEIFSPQSLEQLMKELGYPYFAVVDSAHVEDDYLYTSPVVGIASRYPIENVQPVTPDSKLLTAFNLGDKFSFNRTPVHATITLPHLGSTDCYVVHFKSQRPTEPKVEPVDAANALQGKKPSSDTLTRFHQEQLGSWLSSVQRGLEAQMLHQYITHQRYQTDQPVVLMGDFNKPLFNDEFKGLLSYSINRDENSKHWLSHFRLKDSWDLYHQLHEEDLLQQRKPTHYYGASGSVLDYILMSNEFDCQNSSSLMEISSYTVLDHHLINPSFEHDQFSTDHAIVSVTAHIREA from the coding sequence TTGAACAAACCAAACCAAATAACATTCGCAACGTTCAACCTTCTGAACTATCTCGAGCCACCGAATGCTTATTATGATTTTGAGAACATCTACAGCTTCGAGGAGTGGCAGAAGAAACAAGGCTGGATGGCTGAAGCGATTGGTTCATTAGATTGTGATGTGATTGGCTTCCAAGAGATATTTAGCCCGCAGTCTTTAGAGCAATTGATGAAGGAGCTTGGTTACCCGTACTTTGCTGTCGTCGATAGCGCGCATGTTGAAGATGATTACCTGTATACCTCGCCTGTCGTTGGTATTGCTTCCCGCTACCCGATTGAAAACGTGCAGCCTGTTACGCCAGATTCGAAGTTACTGACTGCATTCAACCTTGGCGACAAATTCTCATTCAACAGAACACCTGTTCACGCGACGATTACGTTACCTCATTTAGGTTCGACCGACTGTTATGTAGTGCACTTCAAATCACAACGTCCGACAGAACCAAAGGTTGAACCTGTCGATGCGGCCAACGCTCTGCAAGGTAAAAAACCATCAAGTGACACGCTCACCCGCTTCCACCAAGAACAGCTTGGCTCTTGGCTATCGAGTGTTCAACGCGGTCTAGAAGCTCAGATGCTGCATCAATACATTACCCATCAACGTTATCAGACCGATCAACCTGTCGTGTTGATGGGTGATTTTAATAAGCCTCTGTTTAATGATGAATTTAAAGGGCTGTTGAGTTACTCAATCAACCGAGACGAAAACAGCAAGCATTGGCTATCCCACTTTCGCTTAAAAGACAGCTGGGATCTTTACCATCAGCTACATGAAGAAGACTTGCTTCAACAGCGTAAGCCAACCCATTACTACGGCGCTTCTGGATCTGTACTGGACTACATTTTGATGTCGAATGAGTTTGATTGTCAGAACTCGTCTAGTTTGATGGAGATCTCTAGCTACACAGTGTTAGACCATCACCTCATCAATCCAAGCTTTGAACACGACCAATTCAGTACGGACCATGCCATCGTGTCTGTCACCGCTCATATTCGTGAAGCCTAG
- a CDS encoding microcin C ABC transporter permease YejB: protein MAAYIFRRLLLVIPTLWAIITINFFIIQIAPGGPVEQAVAQLEGHNSGIMERFSGGGQEVDLSESDQASASGYKGSRGLDPEVVEEIKKQFGFDKPIHVRYFDMLKNYATFNFGESLFKGGNVIDLIIERLPVSISLGLWSTLIIYVISIPLGIMKAIHHGSRFDIWSSAVVIVGYAVPGFLFAIILIILFASGNYFSWFPLRGLVSSNFDQLNWYQQIGDYFWHLALPIFAMVIGGFATLSMLTKNSFLDEINKQYVVTARAKGLDESSILYKHVFRNAMLIIIAGFPSAFISIFFTGSMLIEVMFSLEGIGLLGFESTIQRDYPVVFSSLYIMTLLGLVLSIISDLTYTWVDPRIDFEAR, encoded by the coding sequence ATGGCCGCGTATATATTTCGGCGTTTACTGTTGGTGATCCCCACGTTGTGGGCGATCATCACCATCAACTTTTTCATCATTCAGATCGCCCCTGGTGGCCCGGTAGAACAAGCCGTTGCCCAATTAGAAGGGCACAACTCTGGCATCATGGAGCGTTTTTCTGGTGGTGGACAAGAAGTTGATTTAAGCGAAAGTGATCAAGCGTCTGCCAGTGGTTATAAAGGCTCACGTGGGCTTGACCCTGAAGTGGTTGAAGAGATCAAAAAGCAGTTTGGTTTTGATAAACCGATTCACGTTCGCTACTTCGATATGTTGAAAAATTACGCGACCTTTAACTTTGGTGAAAGCCTGTTTAAGGGCGGTAACGTGATTGATTTGATCATAGAGCGTTTACCTGTCTCCATCTCCTTAGGATTGTGGAGTACGTTAATCATCTATGTGATTTCGATACCCTTAGGCATTATGAAGGCGATACATCACGGCTCTCGCTTTGATATTTGGTCGAGTGCGGTGGTGATTGTCGGCTACGCGGTGCCGGGCTTCCTGTTTGCGATCATCCTGATTATTTTGTTCGCGAGTGGTAACTACTTCAGTTGGTTCCCGTTGCGCGGATTAGTGTCGAGTAACTTTGATCAACTTAATTGGTATCAGCAAATTGGCGACTATTTCTGGCACTTGGCGTTGCCTATTTTTGCGATGGTCATTGGCGGCTTTGCCACACTCAGCATGCTAACCAAAAACTCTTTCCTTGATGAAATCAATAAGCAATATGTGGTGACTGCGAGAGCGAAAGGCTTGGACGAGAGCAGTATTCTCTACAAGCACGTTTTCCGTAACGCCATGCTGATCATTATTGCGGGTTTCCCAAGCGCATTTATTAGTATTTTCTTCACGGGTTCTATGTTGATTGAAGTGATGTTTTCACTTGAAGGCATTGGTCTGCTTGGCTTTGAATCGACCATTCAACGTGACTATCCCGTGGTGTTCAGCTCTCTCTATATCATGACCTTGCTTGGCTTGGTGCTGAGCATTATCTCCGACCTGACGTATACCTGGGTTGATCCTCGAATTGATTTTGAAGCGCGTTAA
- a CDS encoding porin family protein: MNNKFILSIAMMSVVAASNVMAADSGFYLGGAIGTSGIDDGGLTDTINEPITFKAEDNTYRLIAGYKFNRIVSVEAQYTDFGDIALKTKSGNKVFTWTPQIFSVTANLGYTFDNGIRPFGTIGLSTIDLDMKFADGSRPSGDGFDDSGDGIRMGVGVEYTPPTMSSLSFRLAYEADAFDIEDYENGHKTEDTVVLDSFYLGAMYTF, from the coding sequence ATGAACAACAAATTTATTCTAAGTATCGCGATGATGTCAGTAGTGGCAGCAAGCAATGTAATGGCAGCAGACAGTGGATTTTACCTAGGCGGCGCAATCGGCACATCTGGTATTGATGATGGCGGGCTAACTGACACGATCAATGAGCCTATTACTTTTAAAGCCGAAGACAATACTTACCGATTAATTGCTGGTTACAAATTTAACCGTATTGTTTCGGTTGAAGCTCAATACACAGATTTTGGTGATATAGCCCTGAAAACGAAATCTGGTAATAAGGTTTTCACTTGGACACCTCAAATCTTTTCGGTAACGGCTAACCTTGGTTACACGTTTGATAATGGCATTCGTCCATTTGGCACTATCGGTCTATCGACTATTGATCTAGACATGAAGTTTGCTGATGGCTCTCGCCCTTCAGGAGATGGTTTTGATGATTCGGGAGATGGCATCCGTATGGGTGTTGGTGTGGAATATACGCCACCTACAATGTCTTCGTTGAGCTTTCGCCTAGCATACGAAGCTGATGCTTTTGATATCGAAGATTACGAAAACGGACACAAGACAGAAGATACTGTTGTTCTGGATTCTTTTTACTTAGGCGCAATGTACACATTCTAA
- a CDS encoding ABC transporter substrate-binding protein, which yields MGTVFRSKASQRTQFFRLNLTSCAVMLPLIALYPSVTHASDTESTPAVTVIETTQLVGFGEAKYPVDFTHFDYVNPDAPKLGKVTYGSIGTYDSFNRFGSRGVAASYTGEIYDTLMFSPSDEIDAYYPLIASKVRYASDFTWMEIDINPKAKFQDGKPITAHDVAFTFNKFSTEGVPQYRVYYKEIKSVTAVSDLVVRIEMEKPNREKLFSFAQSTRVLPEHYWKDKKLSEPLSEPPVGSGPYKIISYKSGQSVTYGLDENYWAADLPVNVGRNNFKEVQYDYYRDDTVMLEAFKAGEFDLRTENSAKFWANSYTGANFDKGYIIKEEINHEKPETTQGFVFNIQSPVFSDPKVREALTYAMDFEWMNKNMFYGQYKRTRSYFQNTDYEAKGLPSEAEVELLSQYKDQIPPRVFTEEFQPPVTDGSGRIRSQMRTAFKLLKEAGWVLKDKVMTNEKTGKPLSFELLIYSPTTERIATPVQKNLKRMGIEMKIRTIDTTQYIKRLRDRDFDMVSSSFSANPYPSPNLMIVWNSNYIDSTYNTAGVMDPVVDALTEQIASNQQNPEKLLTLGRSLDRVLQWNFYNIPQWHVGEYRVAMWDKFERPDVLPKYDLGIDTWWISEEKAALLPEKRR from the coding sequence ATGGGAACAGTTTTCCGAAGCAAAGCCTCGCAGCGCACTCAGTTTTTCAGGTTAAATTTAACTTCATGTGCAGTCATGCTGCCGCTTATTGCTCTATATCCCTCTGTTACACACGCTTCTGATACCGAATCAACTCCTGCTGTCACCGTTATTGAAACCACTCAACTGGTTGGTTTTGGTGAAGCGAAATATCCAGTCGATTTTACTCACTTTGATTACGTTAATCCTGATGCGCCAAAACTGGGTAAAGTAACCTATGGCAGCATTGGTACCTACGATAGCTTTAATCGATTCGGTTCTCGCGGCGTTGCTGCAAGTTATACCGGAGAGATTTACGATACCTTGATGTTTTCTCCGAGCGACGAGATTGATGCGTATTATCCGTTGATCGCCTCTAAGGTTCGCTACGCCAGTGATTTCACTTGGATGGAAATCGATATCAATCCAAAAGCTAAATTCCAAGACGGCAAGCCAATCACAGCTCACGATGTTGCCTTCACCTTTAACAAGTTTTCGACCGAGGGTGTGCCTCAATATCGTGTCTATTATAAAGAAATTAAGTCAGTCACCGCGGTTTCTGATTTAGTGGTTCGTATTGAGATGGAGAAGCCAAACCGCGAGAAGTTGTTTAGCTTTGCCCAAAGCACTCGAGTACTGCCAGAGCATTATTGGAAAGACAAGAAGCTGTCTGAACCTCTAAGTGAGCCGCCGGTAGGCAGTGGCCCTTATAAGATCATCAGCTATAAATCGGGTCAAAGCGTGACTTACGGTTTAGATGAAAATTACTGGGCAGCCGACCTGCCTGTTAACGTCGGTCGTAATAACTTCAAAGAAGTACAATACGATTACTACCGTGACGACACAGTAATGCTGGAAGCCTTTAAAGCAGGGGAGTTCGACCTTCGAACGGAAAACTCGGCTAAGTTCTGGGCCAACTCATACACAGGCGCGAACTTCGATAAAGGCTATATCATCAAAGAAGAGATTAATCATGAGAAGCCAGAAACGACTCAAGGTTTTGTCTTCAACATTCAATCTCCTGTGTTCTCAGATCCCAAGGTTCGTGAAGCGTTAACCTACGCGATGGACTTTGAGTGGATGAACAAGAACATGTTCTACGGACAGTACAAGCGCACTCGCAGTTACTTCCAGAACACCGACTATGAAGCGAAAGGCTTGCCAAGCGAAGCTGAAGTTGAGTTGCTGTCTCAGTACAAAGATCAAATTCCACCGAGAGTGTTTACGGAAGAATTCCAACCACCAGTCACCGATGGTAGCGGTCGTATTCGTAGCCAAATGCGCACAGCTTTCAAATTGCTGAAAGAGGCGGGTTGGGTTCTGAAAGACAAAGTGATGACCAACGAAAAGACCGGCAAGCCGCTATCATTTGAGTTGTTGATTTACAGCCCAACCACGGAGCGTATTGCAACGCCTGTTCAGAAGAACTTGAAGCGCATGGGTATCGAGATGAAGATCCGTACCATCGATACGACTCAGTACATCAAGCGTCTTCGTGATCGTGATTTCGACATGGTGTCTTCGTCATTTTCAGCAAACCCTTATCCTAGCCCGAACTTAATGATTGTTTGGAACTCTAACTACATTGATTCTACTTACAATACTGCAGGTGTGATGGATCCAGTGGTTGACGCGTTAACAGAACAAATCGCGAGTAACCAACAGAATCCAGAAAAGCTTCTTACTTTAGGTCGTTCACTAGACCGAGTATTGCAGTGGAATTTCTACAACATCCCTCAATGGCACGTTGGTGAATATCGCGTTGCAATGTGGGACAAGTTTGAGCGTCCAGATGTATTACCTAAATACGATTTAGGTATCGATACATGGTGGATTTCAGAAGAGAAGGCGGCATTGCTTCCTGAAAAACGTCGCTAG